gaaaaaataagaaaaaaaaatatcaggaaatcagatattttaaaagattcttcagttaaaatatattttttttaaaagaaaaaaaatactaagGACTCATCAGGACCCCGACACGTGTCATTCTTGGTgtgtcttttaatatatagtaaaaATAGATGTTAATTTGTGAATAGTATAAAAGTCAAATGACTTCATATCAATGAATTAgttttactccctctgtatttatttaaggaatacacttgccttttccggccgtatttatttaacaGATACACTTGcaattttagtaacttatcaactccaccatctaattaaataatatatctacacacCACCCCACCCctcactccctaaaatgacatggtccccacttgtttttcttattaaaatatctactcaaccccacttgttttattactttatttcattcaattttttttcttaatactcgtgtccgaccaagtatatctcttaaataaatacggagggaataGTCAATAAGTGGTTTATGTCGATGCTTTTTTGATACGGAAAAATATTAGTAGTAATTCTTTTATTTTGTCAAATGTTGTCCCATAATAAAATTTTCGAAAATAGTGGGATTAGTAGTAACTGCTTTTAGGGTGATTGAGTTTTTGTAATGTAAATCAAATGAATTAGCATGTCAGTTGACGAAATGAAAGAGGAATCCAAGATTCTCAACATCAAAGTTATTCGACATACTGTACAAATTATACAAGCTATAAGAAATGAACAtgttataaaataatatatatgtGAAATGAATAATAAACTCAAACATGGTTCCCAGTAATTTAGATGGGAATGTCGAATAAATATAATAGTTGATCTCTGAAAAAATAGTGAAATATGGATATAGTCAACGGGACAAGATGACCGAGTTGATCAAGCCTTAACAGCGTCACTAGTCCTACCAAGGAGCTGCTTGGACCGAATGCGATCCTGCAGACGGACCATGGTATTCATACAATGCAACGCAATACGAGCCTGCCTTCTCACACACACCCCTCGTACCACAGCTTGTAACTTCACTAGGCTCCTCAATGCCCTACATGCCCTCCTCGCCTGTACTTGTCaaattaatatattaattaaggAACGATCATCAATTTATATGAATATAAAGTGTTGTTACAAATAGGGGTGAAAGTTTGGTAGAAAAAAACCGAAAACCTAAATGagccaaaccgaacaagaaattcggtttggtttttttttctattcggttcggtttggactgagattttaaaaaaattgcttTTATGGTTTGGATTGGATTGAAAGTTTGAAACCGACCCGAACTAAAACCGAATAAACCGAACTTGGTTAAAAAGTATATAATAAGGGCCTGAAAATCGGCTAAAAACAGGCCCAAATGAAAGGCTAATGAAAATTCGGTTTTATGTTTTGGATTGGactgaaaataaaaaatctggtttgatttggtttggattaaaatgttatttggtttgggttcGGTTTCAAAAAATGAAAACCGAATTAGTACGGTTTGGATTCGGTTTGGGCCTTAATCCAAACCGATAACCGAACTTTCACCCCTAGTTACAAATAATAAATGAATTAGTTTTTGGGTCCGGGCGATAACAtttacatttattataatttatttttgaaatgaTAACATGAAATATGCAATAGGTTAGTGGTAATAGCTTTATTatttaaactcaaggtcaagggttcaaactatatttaacattttttttatgtatattaagATTACATAGAGAGAACGACTCAAAAGAAGAGCGTCACGTGTCACGTAAACTTGCTtagaaacgccttttaatatataatatagatATGAATGGAATAAATGCTAAATAGTACGTACCAAATGACCCCTGAAAAGAGACTGAATGTGGACAGCAGCCATATCTTCCCTTAAATTCATGATCTTTGAACCATCTTGACTCTCaacctcttcctcttcctcctcctccgccGTCGTCGTCTCCTCTTCCTTACTAAGTTGGTCATGTGGTGGCGGAGCAGCCGAGTCAATGGAGGTCACATCCTCCTCTTCTTTCAAGCAGGTGCCAATCTCCTTTACGGTCGTCGCACAACTAGTTCTGTTATCCTCTTCATTCCCAGTAATACTTGTATTAttatgaataataataatattcttgttactttttttatgacCAGAGAATTTTGGCCTTAAAATCTTCCTCCTTACAGAGGATATCCATTTACTACTACTCCGACGAATCCCCATCCTACCACCACTAGCCACAACATTATTACCTGCACCGACACCAGCTTTTCGTTTCCGGAGACTCGGGAACCTTTTCTTAAGGCTGATTTTTTTGATGCTTTTGATGCTTCTACTCACTTTCATTCCCTTGAGTTTGGTTGGGGTGACCCTCAATTTCTTAGGCACTTTTAGCTTTTTAATGTTCATGATCAAAGATCaataattaattagtaattagatTAGTTTTGAAAAATAAAGGGAGAAATGTAATGAGTTGTGTTTTTGAGGGAGCCAATATTGTGTTGGTTGTTGCTACTTTCTAGTTGCTACTTGCTAGTGCGTTGCATGTTTTAATGAGTTTGAAGGACGTGGTGGGATGTTATATCTGATGCCAGATCGAGTCAACTGTTCTGTTTGAAATAGTAAAATTTTCAATCTTCTATCACGTAACTATGGTTATTGATTTATAGGTTTGATGATAATTGATACAAGTATCATGGAGGAATAGTTTATTTATATCtaatgttccggtgttgtaaagatggaaacaatgggcttctaatgaaggccctttcgtgtgtgttgaagatcttgcttgattGAATGAgttgagtccgaattcacctgcacaagagcaaagtcactagcctcgggggtgtttccgagtaaagcccctccgatgcctaagtaagaacgatgctcggattctagagagaagttctctagaagagtagtcttaaggcgataaattggacgtaccttgaggtgtgagccttggtggcctatttatagtgtttgcataataaatgcccataggtcatttattgctattgggcattgggccttaatggatggctgactagccattggtaggtttgatgctgttgtttagagccattgggctttggacttagtggcccaattgagaatcaattgggagccaaacaacatgccccccagacccggtccatttagaattaaatgggtgggtttccagttgtcagaagtccaaaagttccctctcttttttgaaaaaggatgatttgcattgatgacaagtgttgggatttgcattgtgtcgtggagatcgtgggttgaaaAGAAGTTGATACGCTtcccttttctataaatactgggcgCTAAACTTCCTTCaaactttactttctctctcttttagaCAAACTTCCTCTCTTTTTCCGGCGATCGCGGTTTTcgagtttcttcagatctacgaaattcagccagctttagacttcgggaacttgtgtcgtTCGTTttgtcggcgaattccgcttcagaaaaaggtaatttgtttctgaattctccttaCTTCTTCGTTCTTTCTTCTACTCCTCAATTtaaaccctagaccgagaattcgcgaccatggcaaagaataagggcaaaagtagtcgttggctcctctagtgagagggaggatGTGCCTTCGGGAAGGGTACAGAAAACTTCAAGGGGTtggccttcggagaggccggtggagaaacgttcgactggttgggacgCTTCCAAAGATGGTGTTGTTGGCGGGTCtggcgtgtctgaacgcgctacttctggtaagaaagctggttcttcgggtgtacgccgtccttaccctgagtttccagttcattggactgaagctgatccgaagggcaagtatgccccgatcttgcatgagaccaccaagatcgatggtccgttggagaaatcggtcagtggtgactggttaatggaggcgaagctggggaactaccatcggagggccgaggagttatacggaatccagcacgccttgggtACTGGTGTGAACTTCCcgatcaggagcgtcctcgggtgactcatccgccgagggggttcatctctgtgtacactcatcacttggagaacggtctccgctttcccttggatccgttcatttccgagctcctggtgtcgtacaacatcactttggcccaacttacacccaagtctatgaggcacatcatcggatttagatgggtgtgcgactTCGTTAACTTTCCCTGCTCTGTCTCCGTTTTTCGGGATctccacgatctgtctttcaaccatgcttccaagggtgatggtatggttggtggaccatcatcaacaaaaagtcCCGAAGGAGAGGGGAGCCGGACTATATTACGGCATACCCTTACCTTAGCTCTGACCATaaatggaagacggagtggttgcttgttcgcgtgccgacggatccgaagcaccccaatttttatcgccctccaaagtggtttgtgactcctgatcctgacATGGGgggcgtggctgctccggatcagAACCATCaacactacgtggatctcctccagtggttcttgGCTCGGGAGGATAATTATaaactgccgtctagctggctcccgaaccttaactacatcttgcgggaggacattcttgctgtcgccggtctcagcaggatttttgacaggggtaggtgtctttcggctgggaccgtgtttCAGTGAGTTTGGCCTCCTCTATTTTCTTTCGTTTTACTGATTCGTTTTGtactttgtttttgcagagtacggctttagctgcctTGATCCTGAGAttttgggcatttctttggatctgaaaactattcacgactcggctcctgattacaagttcgggaaagagaatcctcgtaatcctcgcctgaaggattacgtgttgtctccttcaggtgttgctcggatatctgaagttcgagctgatccgtgggattctgcctcctctcccgaagctgttccagtgaaggtcGTGCTTCCTGTTTTGAGGACAActtcggatccggtgagtgtttctatcggctcggtttttgtttgattttttctttctctttggttggccgtcggctaacgtcttggtcctggaccatctttctagggtcctgggactgacgctgtgccgcgtgccgttccttcggtttcatccccggctcggatagatatcgctttatctaggaaccgggtacttcgcctttttcctttattttcctTTATCTTCTTCTGAATTTACTGATCCTTTGTCTCCTTTTCTTAGgatcaaagaaaaaggaagggtagcactcttctgAAGTCTTCTGCGCATCTGAAGAAGGCGGAGGTTTCTcagtcctcggagaaggtatttgctcTGACCTTCGACCTTTCTTGTAGTCAAGAAGCTATTTTCTTTTCCGAAGCTGATCTTTGAACGCTTGTTTGGTAGGAAACGGCTTCGGAAGACATGCCTCCTCCTAAGAAccttcttcacttcatgcccttgccagggcagaagttaaagagcGTGGTGGTTGCGGAACTACCACCCGTGGATCAACCGCTGGccgaggaagataccatcccttCTCCGCAGAAGTCGTCTactgctttagggatcgaggTCCAGGATATCACCAAGGTGGTGGAGGCGATTGAAAATGACTctgttcctggctcggatgtccctacCGTGGCCGAGGAGAAGAAGGAATCTGCTGACATTCCTCTCGAAAGAGAAagaagtccagataaggagatggtggatctcacaGGCCCCGATGTTGAGATTCCCGAGGCTGAGAAGGATGTTCTCTCTGCTGAAGAGGAGCAGCCCGAACAGGGTCTGACGAGAAAAAGGCGTCATTCGACTTTGGGGTCTACTTCGACTTCGGCCCTGGACAGGTtgatcctgttaggttatgatacatatgacaattcataaatcatgcggaaaaaccatttagccaggaatacatattatttacacataatcatatagcataatttagatgcatactctttgttgcgtgccttccctagctgcgcccgaaccgaacaagaacaagtctttaggactccaagtgtcgtccctccgtagatagtccacagcacgtccggatccgccttaagattgaccaactagaatcgcccttaaggtactaataatttcggcacttttaggcaaggtatgtgactgaatttttctctcaaaaactcactttgaatacttgaataatctatgtaaatatgtgaccctaggcacctatttatagagttatggaaaaggttttggaatcctattaggatactaatttatttaattataatcctactaggactctaattaaataatcattatctaatagttttaggatttaatcatatttcgaatcccgattgctttaggattcccgcacaagaattgcatgagcaccgtacacccgcgcaagccttgcggcccacgctaggcgcacagcgctcggcccactgctgtgctctcgcgcgcgcgccccaggccttggctgggcctggccttgcgctgggcctggtcgaggcttggcatgcgatggtgcgtgttggctcgctgggcgatggcctggcttcgtgctgggccttcgtctagcgggcctcgtccgatactaattcgtacgatacgcttccgattaaattcccgattccggaattcatttccgatacgaacaatatttaatatttccgattccggaatcaatttccgtttcgaacaaatatttaatatttccgtttccggaattattttccgattccgataatatttccgattctgacaatatttccgtttccggaaatatttccgattccggcaatatttccatttccgataatattttccgatacgtaccatgtttccgtttccggcaacatctacgacttggataatatttatatttccgatacgatccatatttctgtttccgacaatatcat
This Spinacia oleracea cultivar Varoflay chromosome 6, BTI_SOV_V1, whole genome shotgun sequence DNA region includes the following protein-coding sequences:
- the LOC110799702 gene encoding protein IQ-DOMAIN 21, with the protein product MNIKKLKVPKKLRVTPTKLKGMKVSRSIKSIKKISLKKRFPSLRKRKAGVGAGNNVVASGGRMGIRRSSSKWISSVRRKILRPKFSGHKKSNKNIIIIHNNTSITGNEEDNRTSCATTVKEIGTCLKEEEDVTSIDSAAPPPHDQLSKEEETTTAEEEEEEEVESQDGSKIMNLREDMAAVHIQSLFRGHLARRACRALRSLVKLQAVVRGVCVRRQARIALHCMNTMVRLQDRIRSKQLLGRTSDAVKA